The segment ACTTGTCATCTAAACATGGGAGATTATAGGATTTTGATTttccatttttcaaaattgagaatGTTGGGTGGGAGaatcatattattcaaaatGTTAGCATGTTGGAAACAGAAAAGTTGAGAGATAATTTCCACCCACTGATTTTGACCTTGAACCTTAATTCGCCACATATTATCAAAAAGTAAAAGGGGGCATTGAATTTGActagaaaacaaagaaagaaaagatttttaactgaaaatgCTTTGTTTCAAGGGATGGAAAGAAGAAAGACATATTGAAGACAAAAGAGTAAAAGATTTAAGCTAAGCTCACTTGTCCTCGTTGATTTGTTTGCCATTggggtatttgagttttcttatGAACTTGATTTGTTTGCCATTGGGGATATTCAGGGCTAACATTAACTCTTGAAAATATTGCTATGTATCCATCTATACCTAGGCCTCTAATCTTTTTGTGTAGATCCAATTAGTTAGTATtggaaagttaaaaaaatagattGGCATGAATGTCATTTCAAAGTTATTCAATGCATATcttattatattacttattcAATTAATCTATTAATTGAGTAGTTCATTCATAATAAACTAGTCACTATAAACTTACTACCAACCATTTATTAATACGAGAAAAAATAACTGcacatttattaatattaagcccttttatttgtatttgtaattttcgtaaattcattaaataatcaTATGTTTTCGTTGTTGTTACTACTATAACCACCACGTCattgtaatttataatttcaaattattagtttttttaattatattatatatgattgtatattttgttctttgaatttcttcaaaaatgaaaattattaaaagattattatattttttttggagattaaattcacaaaattattgatatattggAAGTTTAAATTGATGCTGAAATCATTCGATGCTCAATGTCGAAAGGCAGGTTTTGCTACAAAACCTAGGTTTGgactttagttaaaattattcaaacttaaattaaagtaaatattaaatttgttttcatataaaattagtttgaattgaatataaaattaaaatattttttaattaattttgaattttaaagcATCAATCACGAATTGCACCTTATACACTCACCTCTATCGTATCCAGCAAATAAAAATCCTTTTTTAAtcgataaaatttatttatagtaatttttatttaataaatatgtaaacacaAAAACGGTTGATGGTGATAGCCTTACCTAGAAATTAACCGGGAACAGCCAGTGAAATAAAGGTAGAAACCGGCCGGTCCTGTCACCATTCACCGGCAAAATACATAAAGAAAGCCCAATCTCTTATTTTTCTCTCGCTTCCACCCGTTTGCTCTTCACTTCTCTCTCTAAAAAGCAATGAATTTTTTGTAGAAAGAGAGAGTTTCAATCTGGATAGATCGAAACCTACATTCAATCTCCATTTCCGATCAAcccatttttcattttctcgggaaacaatcaaaaagttgagatttttaattataaatgtgTCAGCTTTAGAAATTATCCCATGTGGAACTCACTGAAACGACACAGTTTAAAAAACCCCAGCTTTTCTTTTGAGGTAAAAACATTcgaattctctctctctctctctctctccccctctCGTTTTTAACAATGCAAAAtggaatttttttgtttctatgCTTGGTTTTGAATGTGTTTCATtgagaatacatatatttttttcaaaatcaaatctttttattGTATAATGATGGTTTGGCAGCTTTTTGTGAATTTGAAGGTTGGCTTTGTTTGAAAGTTGAGCtcgttttgatatattttggtGGGATTTTTTGTTTCAGGGTTTTTGAGCTGATTTGAAGTTTGTGGATAAGCAAAATGAGGGTGTAGGGGTTTTTGTGAGGTGGGTTTGGCGGTTTGAGTGAGTGGTAGGAGGTTTAGAAGTTCAAATTTGGGCGACTTTGAGTTTGAAGAGCCGGGATCTGTGTACATGGATGTGGTTGGCTAGAAGTGGATAATGTACATGATTGCCAATGTTTAGGAGATTTGAGCTTCATATGTGGTGGAAGTGAGGATTTAAGTGGAATCTATTGGTGTTTTTTTGATGATGTTGCTGTTTAGTTGGGAAATTATAAGGATTTGGTGATGTCATCAGCTGATTTTGTTTGGTATTTGTTTGCGTTTGAGGATTTGGTTGAGCCACTAGCTTGTGAAATTAGCAAGTTTTGAGAGATTTTGTGATCAAAAGAGCTAAGATCTCCACAAATTTTCAGTTGAATTAACTGTGTTGAAGCAATGTCAGGTGCTCCTAGAGTAAGATCAATGAATGTGGCTGAGTCGGACAGCAGGCCAGTCCTAGGACCTGCAGGGAACAAAACAGGTTCATTGAGTGCACGGAAACCTGCTTCGAAGCCATTGAGAAAGGTTGAAAAATCACCTGTAGAGGTTAATTCAGCAGATGAAAAGAAAAGTGCCTCTTTGTCATCTAAGGCTACTTCTACATTGTCACCTAAATCACATTCCCTAAGTGTTCCATCAGTGCTTCGCCGCCATGAACAGTTATTACAGTCTAATTTATCTCTCAATGCTTCATGCTCATCTGATGCCTCTACAGATTCATTTCATAGTCGAGCATCTACTGGGAGGTTGACACGGTCGAATAGTGTAGGGAGTAGAAGGAAGCCGTTTGCTTCAAAGCCAAGAAGTGTTGTTTCTGATGGAGGGTTGGATTCTCCACCATCTGATGGTTCACAGACCAAGAAAAGGTGTGCATGGGTGACACCTAATACTGGTTCGTTcttgcttcttttatttttgagtaatttgttgcactttttctttatatgtgtgaaatatgtgttatcatgtgttTTTGACACACGATCATCTTTGCTAGTAAATTGCGAGTAGCTCAAAAAGTGTGGTAAGGTGAAGGATTGTTTTTGTTGGTGTCATATATGGTCTTGCATTTGCCTATGGAACCCTTTAACATGCAAAAATGAAATGATTATTTGGGACTACCCTTTAAATATTTGTCATTCTATTTGTTTGCTTTGTTTTAAAGTTTAGTCTCATTATGTATATGTTACTGCTTATGCATTCCAAGTTCATATCGTTGGTTTTGTGTGATAAAATGGAATGTTATTTAATTCaactacaaaataaataattactctGTTTGCTTGGATTTCCAGAATCTGTTCAAAGGCATATATTGACTTGGATTGCATCTAACTTTTATTTGACCTGCTGTACTTATGTTAGCAGTTATATGTCCAAAATGTGTCTGCAAAGCAAAACTTATATCTTTTCTTACTGATATTGATTGTGGttgataatttttgtttgaatcctGCAATATCGAGTCAATGGCTTTTTCTTGTGTCATTCTGTGCTAGAggtatttgtattttatgaagGTTATAGACTTACAggtttatacaatttaaatatacttGAATGAAATATGATTCTGGTTGGGGCAGTGAGATGAAACATTATGATTCATTGACCATCATTTATAAGTTCCTACTTGTTGCCATCTTGCTATCAAccatcatttataaaaaattgtactTGTTTCTATATTGCTTTCAATGTTCATTAGATGTGGACGGTATAAATTCACAGGTGACAGTGCAcccatttttttatgttgaagcATTATTTAagacataaatataaattaggtgTGGAATTTACCTTTGGTATTTGTGTAATTGCTTTTGTACTTCCAAGTATTATTACTAAGCAATTTTCGTTCTAAACTCAGACCCCAGTTATGCTGCCTTCCATGATGAAGAATGGGGAGTTCCAGTACATGATGACAAGTATGTAATCAGAACTTTGCCTTTTATGTCAAAAAGGCTTCTGCTTAGTGGTGAAATTCTGCTTAACAAATGGTTTGGTTTATATACTTCTGTGTGCAGGAAATTGTTTGAGCTTCTTGTCCTTTCAGGTGCTTTGTCTGAACTCACATGGCCTGCTATCCTTAGCAAGAGGTACATCTTTAGGTATGAACATCATGTGAAAGTCTCTTGTTCCTTTTGTAAAATGATGTAATATTTGTTGACCTCTAGTCTTGGCCTGTACCCATTTCCAGATTCTATTTTCACAATTGCAATAATGCAGGGAAGTTTTTGTGGACTTTGACCCCATTGCTGTCTCGAGATTGAATGAGAAAAAGATAATAGCAGCAGGAAGTACTGCAAGCTCTCTATTATCTGAACTTAAGCTGCGTGCTATCTTTGAGAATGCTCGACAAATATCCAAGGTAGATTCTCATTTCTTGTACCACTGTTCTATTTAGTGGCAGAAAATGTGCATGTGGAAGACCATAGAAGATGTTAAGAACATATTTCCTGCAAAAATGTTTACAACATagtttcatttaataaaaaaaatgatgcaaaTTTACCTATTTGAATTCACTTCcactaaaaattaaacaaatggcTGCAAGATGTCAACTCTGACAGAGTTGTCCATTTCTCAAAGGAGGATTAGTTAACGCATTGATCATTTGATGCAGAGAGCCTTAGATTGGTTCAATATTCCCACTTTTGTATTATATTCTTTTGCCATTgcatggaattttttttttttattccctCTTTTGTTTATTGAGATCTAATGGGTGCATAGTGATTATTTGATAAGGTGGGTTAGGTGAAAAGTAGTTGAATGGTGGTCCTGATCCCTCTGCAATTAGTGTGACCCATGTAGGACAAAATATTATTCTACCATCCTTTAATTTGATGTGAATTATTTATCTTCATCTCAAGAGTTTACTCATGCAACCTAATTATTCTGGCTTGAAAGATGCCAGCTTGTTGGTTGGTTAGTCTCAAATCATTCAATCTGAGTTAATGGCTTTTTCCAGTCATTAGCCACTAAGCTTTTGTTACCGAAGTAAGTACCATTATTGCACACTTCATAGTTGCTATGATTATGATTGCAACTAACTTTTTGCAGGTTTTGCCTGATGCCAGGTCATAGATGAATTTGGATCATTTGACAATTATATTTGGAGCTTTGTGAATCACAAGCCTCTGGTAAGCAAGTTCCGGTACCCTCGACAAGTCCCAGTGAAATCCCCGAAAGCTGATGTGATAAGCAAAGATCTTGTGAGAAGAGGATTCCGGAGTGTGGGGCCTACTGTCATTTACTCATTCATGCAGGCTGCAGGGATAACCAACGACCATCTCACCAGTTGTTTCAGGTTCCAGGAGTGTATAGCTGCTGCAGAAGTGGAGGAAAATGGCGACCCTGATAAGAACAAGGACAAGAAAACAGAAGGTGCCATCGAATCAGAACTATCAATTGATGCATTAAGTCTATCCTCAGAATGATGAACccaaaagaaagaagaggaaggagGTCTTGGTTGGTGGCAACATCAGGACAGATGGAGCTTTCAGGTCCAGTCGGTCATCACTTTTGCCATGAACTTGATTTAAACCAACTCATGCTTTTGGGTGGTCGTAAAAATGGAAAAGGTggatttgtgtataaaaattcaTGAATTCTTATGTATTATGGATTTGTAGATTGTAGGttactaaaaatgaaattacaattaACCGGTGATTTGTGATGAAGATAAGAGGCCTATCTGTCACAGAAAGCCCTTTTAAATTGATGTACAATATTTTGTACAGTTGAGAAAGCTATTAGTAATTAGAAATTTATCTGtcttttaaaatcaaaacccCCAACAACCAACAAAAGACATCTAACAGAAAGGTAATACTACAAATAATTATACTATTCAATCTATCAAATCCCTCAACTTAACAGAATCAATCACATTCTGGTCCCTGAGATTTGCCCAAATTCTGTAAGGTCCAGTAGAATTTGGAAGTAATAAAGTCTGTATCAGTTGTAGGCTATttctaattgaaaatatgaACAAATACATTTAGGATTGTTGTTAATAGTGAAAGTTGGATCCCTTTAATATGAAAATCTGAAAGTCCAATCCTTCTAATAGACAAAATGAAGTTTGCTCATTCCAATAGATAAAATGTGGTAGCTCGATTCCCAAATTTTAAAGTGATAAGTTACCAAGTGTTACTTTCAAATTCTACCGGACCTAAACAGAGTGAGGCTGAATATGAGGGATCAACGGTAGTTTCGTTCCAATTTTTAACAAGTTTGAGGAGGTGGGTCTGGCGGATTATTGATGAGTGAAGGAGAGTTGGGTGGACAGCTAAAGCATGCTAGATTTTGAGCAGTCCTTTTAGCTTTAATGGGTGACAATGATGGCACTATGTTTTAGGTCTATAAGAGCAAGGTAGGTCTAGGATTCCTGATTTTGAGacatttttagggttttgttggGCCCTACATTGCTATAAAATTTTGTTGCGTTATGGTGGTTATATTTGGTTTGTTGCCATGGAAGAAAATTATAGAGTAAGTAGATGGGATGCTTGTTTTGGAAAGCTTTGAACCTTTCAAGTTTCAACACATGGGAATTGTTTAAGTACTTTAGGGTGAGTTCAAAACCCCACTTCCCTACTAGCACATGGGTGGATGCAATCCAAATTGGATTGTGCTTGGGTTGTTACTCAACTCAAACGAGTTGAATTTGAAGCATTGTCATATCAAAATTTGTCTTAttgacaatttttctttttctttaatgattatttctataatttaaattatttttcttctccaataattcttttaccctttttttgattatctttttcttcaacaaataGTGATACTGTTAACCAATAGAACAAACCATTTAGCACTCAAGCCAAGTTCCCCTTGTTTGAAATCAGCTTGGCTCCACCCCCCAAATAGCATACTGTTTCCCCCTTTACAAATAGAAGGCTTTGTGTTCTAAATATCATGATTTATGCCTTTTCAATTTTACTAACATTGTTTATAAAATCAGTCAATTGAGAGATTTGATAattatcttagttttaaaaccCCCGATTATGCTCTCATTCCTTAATGGTTGTTACAATCTGGGAGCACATCACTAACAAGGGTTATACCTCTAAGACTAGTGAACCACACCCAGGAGGTAAATGCAATCAACCCTACAAACACAATGCTCAACATAGATTATCACCAATGGAATTACATACAAACTACAAATTATGCAACATATTTGTCAACTAATCATCTTACTAATACAATATCAGCGTAAAAGAGCCAGATTTTCATTATCATTTACGATAAATCTAACAATAACCAACTAAAATCAAGTTTGCAACTACATTCTATCTCAGATGCAACCAGAAAAGTATTAACAATATCTTAAAGAATTGCCAGACAGTTCAGCTCATGGAACTTCAAGGTGGGAACAAGACCCGGATCGACAAGTATTTGATCTAACACCGACAGAACAATTTTATCCACTTGGTCAGGGCTTACAGAGAGTAACTTCAGAATCTTCATTAGATGCACCAGATCACCTAACAATTGAACTTTTCAAGTTATCCACTATATAATCTGAAATTGACAAAGTAACCGGCTAACCCCCATGggaaagaaaatgataagtGATACCAACCGATCCTAAATCTTGAATACTTACTGACTACTAGATGTTGCTCTTACAGTAACTAGAGTGAAACTAGATCAATTACCTAAAAATAAGTGTAAGCTAAATTGTTCCAACTACAATAAATCAGCTCAGATACAACATCAACTATACAACTGCTCACACAAAGGCCACATAATTaagcaataataaaaagatacaAACAGAAAAAGAAACCTGGAAAATCAATAATATGGTGACAGATGCATGATTTTCATACATAAGAAAAGCAAACTAATAATCTTCCTATTGTATCCTGGGTTGATGAAGGGAGATTTCAGCAAGGCTTTATTTCAAATCCGATGCTAAGAAGAGTTCGAGCTGATTCCATTGCTTTCTCACCTCCCAGATCCATGGCCGCACCTGTCAATTCACCTTCTGTGCTCACTGACCACTGGGTTGAACTTGTTTGGTTTTGGACTCCATCTGTTTTCTTTAATTGTGAATTGTTCATGGAGGCGGGGGCAGCAGCAGCAACAAGAGGAGCACTTGGTGGGCCATGCCTCTTCTTGGGCACAGGCATGTCGTGATCATGTACCCCCTTATATGTTATAATGACAGCACTTGTATTATCTACAGCTGTCTCAATGTGCTTTCGGACGGGGCATCCAGCAGAAGTGCATCTATAATAGTTCCTGAAAAAAAAGTAAAGCATAAGAGAGGAAAAGGTTAGGCAGGATTGGCCCCTGAACATATAATAGCCGAGGTCATAAAATATCTAGTATCTCACTGGTTGacataaacaagaaaaaaaccaCCTTAAGGACATAAACAGGACCAGACTGACCAGTAACTATCTCACTAAAAGTGGTTTTGCCATCAGATTGGGCAGGTGAAAAGATCTATTTCCTTCGTATTTCAAGAACTAGTTCCTTctaatttgtttaaactttttaaGTCCTATTGGTGCCTGTAACTATGGGAAAATGTACTGGAAAACTTGCACAAACTTACAGATATTAGCAAGCCATTTAACTAACATATTGTGAAATTTCTACTTAGCTAATGATGTTGCCATCTTGTCCAAAAGAAGTATTGAATAGGTAAGATTTTATCCAAAGGGAAATTGATTACATTCCACTTCAGTAGTTATTctaattttgatgatgataaaatttagacaaaaataataGTAAGGATAGGGAAAACTATAGGAGATTTCATTGCCCTTCAAAAAAGCAGactgaaaaataaaatgctATGACTTATTGCAGTAAGGAAATATGCAAAGAGGGAATGGGATCAATCATCCAGTTAGATCCCAAACTTAagtcataataaaataatgtagtCTCACATGTCCTTGCTTAACCAAGATTTAAGAACCTTTAACCCATCAAAGAGTCATGGGACCAAATCAGTGTCAAACATCAGAATCTCAAAAAGCACTTCAATCTCTGCTGCTCATTTTATGTACACAATCCTGGTACCACATGAGAAGGATCCCTTAGGTTGACCATTGTCAATATCCAATTGCGCTGATCagttaagaaagaaaaaaggcaaGAGGGCATCCTTGACAAGGAAAAAGTAGAAAACAATACTCCTATTCCTAATGGCATCTTGTGGTGCTTGTCATCAGAAATACAAAGACAAAACCTTTATAATCAGAAAGAGTATCAAACTGCAAATCAGATATAAAAGCTTTgaatttgttttcctttattCCTTGGTGGTGGAATAGAAACCATGGGCATAAAGGGCATAAAATTTTGCATTAAGAAAGGTTAATGACTTAATGATGTAGCAGTGTCAGGATACAAACAGGAAAGAGatccaaaatttcaaatttctcctGAATTCCACTCTAACTAGAAGTTCTTAAGAATTAaggaaatatagaaaaatttagTTAATCAACGAGACAAAAAATGTTCAGGAATATGGATTGATGCATAAATAATTCACTAAATTCTGtttaaacaaaatggatgaCAAATTTACAAGGAACGTTTAGAATTGGCAAGTTGATTTCCATGCATTAATATCTGATGTTCCAAATCTCTGTTGTGAAGAGATGACTTGCACTATGTATTCCTAGTCAATATATTAAGCTACAGtaacattttcattttgattagacATATGGGCACACAGCATTGGGAAAGGTTAAGGTAATGACAGTTTATTTGATGTTCCAAAAATTCAGctgacattagatatataatcaTTCAGAGGTCACAACTTTATGTTCTAATAATTTATGTGATGTTACTTGCAGCAAATAGGATGCAATAATCAATTAAGGCACATCAGATAACTCAATTGCCCAGCGCCAAACCAGCTGAGTAACTGCTTAAGCACTGAATAGGATAAAAACAACCATTTTCATTGTAAATGCATGTGTCAGGGGCAAGAACAGAAAAGTCAAATTAAGAAAAGTAAAACTCTCTGTGAATCAATAGATATCACAGTGAATTAGCAGCTACATAATACTTTAGCCATTCAGTACCACACCCACATGTAATAAGGTAATATAATCGAACCAACCATGTTAAGGACATCAAGAAATAAGTATGTACCTAGGATTAGGATTTCCCTTCACCATTTTTTGTCCATACTTGCGCCATCTGTATCCATCACCAGAAATTCCCACATCACCAGCTGCATGTACAacaaatttaggttttttacCCTGTTTTAAGAGTGGACTTGAACATGTGACATTACCCTTCTTCACCCTGGTCACAACATAAACAAGTTATCCCAAATACCAACTTcctgaaacaataataaatacagACAATTCAAGAATAAACTTGCCTTCGTTTGGCCTCTGGTTCATGTGCATGCTCCTCCTTGACTATAGTTTCACCATTCCCATCACTGCCACTTAAGCTTGGTCGTTTTCTTTCAGCAACTGCAGTTGCTCCCTGTGTGCAATCTTTTGAAGATGTTGATAGATCTGAATCATTAAGTGCTCTGATGGGTTGTTCTGCACCATTATTGCCTAAAGCAGGCCCAACAGATGATACAATCCTATTTTCCTGAATGGAATTATTCTTTCGAGGTGGATCATGACTGTGCATGCCTTTATTAACGATCTCTATGACATGGCCTGTGTGATCAGAACATTCAATCTTTTTAGCACAGCAATCAGAATAAGTGCACTTGTAATAGCTACGAGAACCTCTAGGACTCTTCACTTGCTTCTGACCATATTTCCTCCAATTATAACCATCAGGAACAGGTGTCTTGACAATGTTAACAACAGATACAGTTTTATTCTTGGACAAATTTTCCGGCTGAGATATGGTATTAACCTTTAGTGGTGACAATCTTTGTTCTGGTAGAGTTGGGCTTGGAGCAGATGATATCGATTGTGTAACAGAAGTTGGTGATAGTTCACATATAAATGTTGGACACTCCAGTGACTGAGGCTGATTTTGTGCATGAGCTTCAGCATTCTGGGCTGTTATACTTACCGACTGGTGGGACACCTCAACCTGCACCAGATGAAGATTAAACATGGAAATACATggtgaaaactgaaaaaagtGATAATATGATAGGTCAAAAATTGCACATGCTACAACATAGTATTTGTCCCTAGTAAGTCAGCAAAACTAGAGCTGAAAAATAGTCCTCCTCCCATTGTTTGGAAAGGCC is part of the Mangifera indica cultivar Alphonso chromosome 13, CATAS_Mindica_2.1, whole genome shotgun sequence genome and harbors:
- the LOC123195304 gene encoding probable WRKY transcription factor 32, producing MTESESLEAAKSQEKQQNDDVEKLQKNEFEQEEETEEEEEEEEELLAEDEEEEEEEASQLGELKEEQQLGESNRSEGLQENSGLGSLERAELQVEVSHQSVSITAQNAEAHAQNQPQSLECPTFICELSPTSVTQSISSAPSPTLPEQRLSPLKVNTISQPENLSKNKTVSVVNIVKTPVPDGYNWRKYGQKQVKSPRGSRSYYKCTYSDCCAKKIECSDHTGHVIEIVNKGMHSHDPPRKNNSIQENRIVSSVGPALGNNGAEQPIRALNDSDLSTSSKDCTQGATAVAERKRPSLSGSDGNGETIVKEEHAHEPEAKRRVKKGNVTCSSPLLKQGKKPKFVVHAAGDVGISGDGYRWRKYGQKMVKGNPNPRNYYRCTSAGCPVRKHIETAVDNTSAVIITYKGVHDHDMPVPKKRHGPPSAPLVAAAAPASMNNSQLKKTDGVQNQTSSTQWSVSTEGELTGAAMDLGGEKAMESARTLLSIGFEIKPC
- the LOC123195063 gene encoding probable GMP synthase [glutamine-hydrolyzing], coding for MSGAPRVRSMNVAESDSRPVLGPAGNKTGSLSARKPASKPLRKVEKSPVEVNSADEKKSASLSSKATSTLSPKSHSLSVPSVLRRHEQLLQSNLSLNASCSSDASTDSFHSRASTGRLTRSNSVGSRRKPFASKPRSVVSDGGLDSPPSDGSQTKKRCAWVTPNTDPSYAAFHDEEWGVPVHDDKKLFELLVLSGALSELTWPAILSKRYIFREVFVDFDPIAVSRLNEKKIIAAGSTASSLLSELKLRAIFENARQISKVIDEFGSFDNYIWSFVNHKPLVSKFRYPRQVPVKSPKADVISKDLVRRGFRSVGPTVIYSFMQAAGITNDHLTSCFRFQECIAAAEVEENGDPDKNKDKKTEGAIESELSIDALSLSSE